The following are from one region of the Rissa tridactyla isolate bRisTri1 chromosome 10, bRisTri1.patW.cur.20221130, whole genome shotgun sequence genome:
- the BRPF1 gene encoding peregrin isoform X2 has protein sequence MGVDFDVKTFCHNLRATKPPYECPVGTCRKIYKSYSGIEYHLYHYDHDNPPPPQHTPLRKHKKKGRQARAANKQSPSPSETSQSPGREVMTYAQAQRMVEVDLHGRVHRISIFDNLDVVSEDEEVPEEVPENGSNKENTETQSVPPKSGKHKNKEKRKDSNHHHHNASAGTTPKLPEVVYRELEQDTPDAPPRPTSYYRYIEKSAEELDEEVEYDMDEEDYIWLDIMNERRKTEGVSPIPQEIFEYLMDRLEKESYFESHNKGDPNALVDEDAVCCICNDGECQNSNVILFCDMCNLAVHQECYGVPYIPEGQWLCRRCLQSPSRAVDCALCPNKGGAFKQTDDGRWAHVVCALWIPEVCFANTVFLEPIDSIEHIPPARWKLTCYICKQRGSGACIQCHKANCYTAFHVTCAQQAGLYMKMEPVRETGANGTSFSVRKTAYCDIHTPPGSVRRLPALSHSEGEEEDEEEEEEGKGWSSEKVKKAKAKSRIKMKKARKILAEKRAAAPVVSVPCIPPHRLSKITNRLTIQRKSQFMQRLHSYWTLKRQSRNGVPLLRRLQTHLQSQRNCDQRDTEDKNWALKEQLKSWQRLRHDLERARLLVELIRKREKLKRETIKVQQVALEMQLTPFLILLRKTLEQLQEKDTGNIFSEPVPLSEVTEIYEVPDYLDHIKKPMDFQTMKQNLEAYRYLNFDDFEEDFNLIINNCLKYNAKDTIFYRAAIRLREQGGAVLRQARRQAEKMGIDFETGMHFPHCVTVEEAQVQDIEDDVRLLLSENQKHLPLEEQLKILLERLDEVNAGKQSIGRSRRAKMIKKEITVLRRKLAHPRDLGRDGLERHSSSARGVLQSHNPCEKDLQTDSAAEESSSQETGKGLGPNSSSTPAHEVGRRTSVLFSKKNPKTAGPPKRPGRPPKNRDSQITPGHGNSPIGPPQLPIMGSSQRQRKRGRSPRPSSSSDSDSDKSTEDAPMDLPANGFSSGNQPVKKSFLVYRNDCNLPRSSSDSESSSSSSSSAASDRTSTTPSKQGRGKPSFSRVNFPEDSSEDTSGTENESYSVGTGRSVGHGMVRKGMGRGTGWLSEDEDSSLDALDLVWAKCRGYPSYPALIIDPKMPREGMFHHGVPIPVPPLEVLKLGEQMTQEAREHLYLVLFFDNKRTWWPPSPRRQWLPRTKLVPLGVNQDLDKEKMLEGRKSNIRKSVQIAYHRAMQHRNKVQGEQSSDSSESD, from the exons ATGGGCGTAGACTTCGACGTGAAGACCTTCTGCCACAACCTGCGGGCCACCAAACCCCCCTACGAGTGCCCGGTGGGCACCTGCCGCAAGATCTACAAGAGCTACAGTGGGATCGAGTACCACCTCTACCACTATGACCACgacaacccccccccgccccagcacacCCCCCTGCGCAAGCACAAGAAGAAGGGGCGGCAGGCCCGCGCCGCCAACAAGCAGTCGCCCAGCCCCTCCGAGACCTCCCAGTCGCCGGGCCGAGAGGTGATGACCTATGCCCAGGCCCAGCGGATGGTGGAGGTCGACCTGCACGGCCGCGTCCATCGCATCAGCATCTTCGATAACCTCGACGTGGTGTCCGAGGACGAGGAGGTGCCCGAGGAGGTGCCCGAGAACGGCAGCAATAAGGAGAACACGGAGACCCAGAGCGTCCCGCCTAAATCTGGCAAGCACAAGAACAAGGAGAAGCGCAAGGACTCCAACCACCATCACCACAACGCCTCAGCCGGCACCACTCCCAAGCTGCCCGAGGTGGTGTACCGGGAGCTGGAGCAGGACACCCCCGATGCCCCACCTCGCCCCACCTCGTATTACAG GTACATCGAGAAGTCAGCAGAGGAGCTGGATGAGGAGGTGGAGTACGACATGGACGAGGAAGATTACATCTGGCTGGACATCATGAATGAGCGGCGGAAGACCGAAGGTGTGAGCCCCATCCCCCAGGAGATCTTTGAGTACCTGATGGACCGGCTGGAGAAGGAGTCCTACTTCGAGAGCCACAACAAGGGGGATCCAAATGCCTTGGTGGACGAGGATGCTGTCTGTTGCATCTGCAACGATGGGGAGTGCCAGAACAGCAACGTCATCCTCTTCTGCGACATGTGCAACCTGGCTGTGCATCAGGAGTGCTACGGGGTGCCCTACATCCCGGAGGGACAGTGGCTCTGCAGACGGTGCCTGCAGTCACCTTCGCGAGCCGTGGACTGTGCCCTCTGCCCGAACAAGGGGGGGGCCTTCAAGCAGACGGACGATGGGCGCTGGGCACACGTGGTCTGTGCCCTCTGGATCCCGGAGGTGTGCTTTGCCAACACCGTCTTCCTGGAGCCCATCGACAGCATCGAGCACATCCCGCCCGCCCGCTGGAAGCTGACCTGTTACATTTGCAAGCAGCGCGGCTCTGGGGCTTGCATCCAGTGTCACAAAGCCAACTGCTACACTGCCTTCCACGTCACCTGCGCCCAGCAGGCAGGGCTATACATGAAGATGGAGCCCGTCCGGGAGACGGGGGCCAACGGTACCTCCTTTAGCGTGCGCAAAACTGCCTACTGTGACATCCACACGCCGCCGGGCTCCGTGCGCAGGCTTCCCGCTCTTTCCCACagtgagggggaagaggaggatgaggaggaggaggaggaagggaagggctggagctCCGAGAAAGTGAAAAAAGCAAAGGCCAAGTCTAGGATCAAGATGAAGAAGGCACGGAAGATCCTAGCGGAGAAACGAGCCGCGGCACCCGTGGTTTCCGTGCCCTGCATCCCCCCGCACAG GCTCAGTAAGATCACAAACCGTTTAACCATCCAGAGGAAGAGCCAGTTCATGCAGAGGCTGCACAGCTACTGGACTCTGAAGAGACAGTCCCGCAATGGTGTCCCTCTGCTCCGCCGCCTTCAGACACACTTGCAGTCACAAAGAAACTGCGACCAG AGAGACACTGAGGATAAGAACTGGGCCCTGAAGGAGCAGCTGAAGTCATGGCAGCGCCTCCGCCATGACCTAGAGCGTGCACGCTTGCTGGTGGAGCTGATACGCAAGCGGGAGAAGCTCAAGAGAGAGACG ATCAAAGTGCAGCAGGTGGCACTGGAAATGCAGCTGAcccccttcctcatcctcctccgcAAGACGCTCgagcagctgcaggagaaagACACGGGCAACATCTTCAGCGAGCCGGTCCCTCTGTCTGAGGTAACAGAAATCTACGAA GTCCCAGACTACCTGGATCACATCAAGAAGCCGATGGATTTTCAGACAATGAAGCAAAACCTGGAAGCCTATCGCTATCTGAATTTCGACGACTTTGAGGAGGATTTCAACCTTATTATCAACAACTGTTTGAAATACAATGCCAAAGACACAATCTTCTACCGGGCAGCCATCCGTCTGCGGGAGCAGGGAGGCGCTGTCCTCCGGCAGGCTCGCCGGCAGGCGGAGAAGATGGGCATTGACTTTGAGACAGGCATGCACTTCCCCCATTGCGTAACGGTGGAAGAAGCTCAGGTCCAAGACATCGAGGACG ATGTGCGGCTCCTGCTCTCGGAGAATCAGAAGCACCTGCCcttggaggagcagctgaagatCCTGCTAGAGCGGCTGGATGAGGTCAATGCTGGCAAACAGAGCATAGGACGGTCCCGCCGGGCCAAGATGATCAAGAAGGAGATCACAGTCCTACGGCGGAAACTCGCTCACCCACGGGACCTGGGCCGAGATGGGCTGGAGCGGCACAGCTCCTCTGCCAGGGGAGTCCTGCAGTCGCACAACCCCTGCGAGAAGGACCTGCAGACAGACAGCGCTGCAGAAGAGAGCAGCAGCCAGGAAACTGGCAAAG GTCTGGGTCCCAATTCTTCTTCCACCCCAGCACATGAAGTTGGCAGGAGGACCTCAGTGCTCTTCTCCAAGAAGAACCCTAAAACTGCAGGCCCTCCAAAACGTCCAGGACGCCCCCCAAAGAATCGAGACAGCCAGATCACTCCTGGGCACGGGAACAGCCCCATCGGTCCCCCCCAGCTCCCGATAATGGGGTCCTCCCAGCGGCAGAGGAAGCGAGGGCGAAGCCCGCGCCCCAGCTCCAGCTCGGACAGTGACAGCGATAAGTCCACCGAAGACGCTCCCATGG ACCTGCCAGCCAACGGATTCAGCAGCGGGAACCAGCCAGTGAAGAAGAGCTTCCTGGTGTACCGCAACGACTGCAATCTTCCCCGGAGCAGCTCCGACTCGgagtccagcagcagcagcagcagcagcgccgccTCGGACCGTACCAG CACAACGCCTTCCAAGCAGGGCAGAGGGAAGCCCTCCTTCTCCCGAGTGAACTTCCCGGAGGACAGCAGTGAGGACACGTCGGGGACGGAGAACGAGTCCTACTCCGTGGGCACAGGGCGCAGCGTGGGGCATGGCA TGGTGCGCAAAGGCATGGGGCGCGGCACAGGGTGGCTCTCCGAGGATGAGGATTCCTCCCTGGATGCCTTGGACCTGGTGTGGGCCAAGTGCCGGGGGTACCCCTCCTACCCGGCGCTG ATCATCGACCCCAAGATGCCACGAGAAGGCATGTTCCACCACGgcgtccccatcccagtgcccccctTGGAGGTGCTGAAGCTGGGGGAGCAGATGACTCAGGAAGCACGCGAGCACCTCTACCTTGTCCTTTTCTTTGACAACAAGCGCACTTG GTGgcccccctctccccgcaggcaGTGGTTACCCCGGACGAAGCTGGTGCCTCTGGGGGTGAACCAAGACCTGGACAAAGAGAAGATGCTGGAGGGCCGCAAGTCCAACATCCGCAAGTCGGTGCAGATCGCCTACCACCGCGCCATGCAGCACCGCAACAAGGTGCAGGGCGAGCAGAGCAGCGACTCCAGCGAGAGCGACTGA
- the BRPF1 gene encoding peregrin isoform X6, with the protein MGVDFDVKTFCHNLRATKPPYECPVGTCRKIYKSYSGIEYHLYHYDHDNPPPPQHTPLRKHKKKGRQARAANKQSPSPSETSQSPGREVMTYAQAQRMVEVDLHGRVHRISIFDNLDVVSEDEEVPEEVPENGSNKENTETQSVPPKSGKHKNKEKRKDSNHHHHNASAGTTPKLPEVVYRELEQDTPDAPPRPTSYYRYIEKSAEELDEEVEYDMDEEDYIWLDIMNERRKTEGVSPIPQEIFEYLMDRLEKESYFESHNKGDPNALVDEDAVCCICNDGECQNSNVILFCDMCNLAVHQECYGVPYIPEGQWLCRRCLQSPSRAVDCALCPNKGGAFKQTDDGRWAHVVCALWIPEVCFANTVFLEPIDSIEHIPPARWKLTCYICKQRGSGACIQCHKANCYTAFHVTCAQQAGLYMKMEPVRETGANGTSFSVRKTAYCDIHTPPGSVRRLPALSHSEGEEEDEEEEEEGKGWSSEKVKKAKAKSRIKMKKARKILAEKRAAAPVVSVPCIPPHRLSKITNRLTIQRKSQFMQRLHSYWTLKRQSRNGVPLLRRLQTHLQSQRNCDQRDTEDKNWALKEQLKSWQRLRHDLERARLLVELIRKREKLKRETIKVQQVALEMQLTPFLILLRKTLEQLQEKDTGNIFSEPVPLSEVTEIYEVPDYLDHIKKPMDFQTMKQNLEAYRYLNFDDFEEDFNLIINNCLKYNAKDTIFYRAAIRLREQGGAVLRQARRQAEKMGIDFETGMHFPHCVTVEEAQVQDIEDDVRLLLSENQKHLPLEEQLKILLERLDEVNAGKQSIGRSRRAKMIKKEITVLRRKLAHPRDLGRDGLERHSSSARGVLQSHNPCEKDLQTDSAAEESSSQETGKGLGPNSSSTPAHEVGRRTSVLFSKKNPKTAGPPKRPGRPPKNRDSQITPGHGNSPIGPPQLPIMGSSQRQRKRGRSPRPSSSSDSDSDKSTEDAPMDLPANGFSSGNQPVKKSFLVYRNDCNLPRSSSDSESSSSSSSSAASDRTSTTPSKQGRGKPSFSRVNFPEDSSEDTSGTENESYSVGTGRSVGHGMVRKGMGRGTGWLSEDEDSSLDALDLVWAKCRGYPSYPALIIDPKMPREGMFHHGVPIPVPPLEVLKLGEQMTQEAREHLYLVLFFDNKRTWQWLPRTKLVPLGVNQDLDKEKMLEGRKSNIRKSVQIAYHRAMQHRNKVQGEQSSDSSESD; encoded by the exons ATGGGCGTAGACTTCGACGTGAAGACCTTCTGCCACAACCTGCGGGCCACCAAACCCCCCTACGAGTGCCCGGTGGGCACCTGCCGCAAGATCTACAAGAGCTACAGTGGGATCGAGTACCACCTCTACCACTATGACCACgacaacccccccccgccccagcacacCCCCCTGCGCAAGCACAAGAAGAAGGGGCGGCAGGCCCGCGCCGCCAACAAGCAGTCGCCCAGCCCCTCCGAGACCTCCCAGTCGCCGGGCCGAGAGGTGATGACCTATGCCCAGGCCCAGCGGATGGTGGAGGTCGACCTGCACGGCCGCGTCCATCGCATCAGCATCTTCGATAACCTCGACGTGGTGTCCGAGGACGAGGAGGTGCCCGAGGAGGTGCCCGAGAACGGCAGCAATAAGGAGAACACGGAGACCCAGAGCGTCCCGCCTAAATCTGGCAAGCACAAGAACAAGGAGAAGCGCAAGGACTCCAACCACCATCACCACAACGCCTCAGCCGGCACCACTCCCAAGCTGCCCGAGGTGGTGTACCGGGAGCTGGAGCAGGACACCCCCGATGCCCCACCTCGCCCCACCTCGTATTACAG GTACATCGAGAAGTCAGCAGAGGAGCTGGATGAGGAGGTGGAGTACGACATGGACGAGGAAGATTACATCTGGCTGGACATCATGAATGAGCGGCGGAAGACCGAAGGTGTGAGCCCCATCCCCCAGGAGATCTTTGAGTACCTGATGGACCGGCTGGAGAAGGAGTCCTACTTCGAGAGCCACAACAAGGGGGATCCAAATGCCTTGGTGGACGAGGATGCTGTCTGTTGCATCTGCAACGATGGGGAGTGCCAGAACAGCAACGTCATCCTCTTCTGCGACATGTGCAACCTGGCTGTGCATCAGGAGTGCTACGGGGTGCCCTACATCCCGGAGGGACAGTGGCTCTGCAGACGGTGCCTGCAGTCACCTTCGCGAGCCGTGGACTGTGCCCTCTGCCCGAACAAGGGGGGGGCCTTCAAGCAGACGGACGATGGGCGCTGGGCACACGTGGTCTGTGCCCTCTGGATCCCGGAGGTGTGCTTTGCCAACACCGTCTTCCTGGAGCCCATCGACAGCATCGAGCACATCCCGCCCGCCCGCTGGAAGCTGACCTGTTACATTTGCAAGCAGCGCGGCTCTGGGGCTTGCATCCAGTGTCACAAAGCCAACTGCTACACTGCCTTCCACGTCACCTGCGCCCAGCAGGCAGGGCTATACATGAAGATGGAGCCCGTCCGGGAGACGGGGGCCAACGGTACCTCCTTTAGCGTGCGCAAAACTGCCTACTGTGACATCCACACGCCGCCGGGCTCCGTGCGCAGGCTTCCCGCTCTTTCCCACagtgagggggaagaggaggatgaggaggaggaggaggaagggaagggctggagctCCGAGAAAGTGAAAAAAGCAAAGGCCAAGTCTAGGATCAAGATGAAGAAGGCACGGAAGATCCTAGCGGAGAAACGAGCCGCGGCACCCGTGGTTTCCGTGCCCTGCATCCCCCCGCACAG GCTCAGTAAGATCACAAACCGTTTAACCATCCAGAGGAAGAGCCAGTTCATGCAGAGGCTGCACAGCTACTGGACTCTGAAGAGACAGTCCCGCAATGGTGTCCCTCTGCTCCGCCGCCTTCAGACACACTTGCAGTCACAAAGAAACTGCGACCAG AGAGACACTGAGGATAAGAACTGGGCCCTGAAGGAGCAGCTGAAGTCATGGCAGCGCCTCCGCCATGACCTAGAGCGTGCACGCTTGCTGGTGGAGCTGATACGCAAGCGGGAGAAGCTCAAGAGAGAGACG ATCAAAGTGCAGCAGGTGGCACTGGAAATGCAGCTGAcccccttcctcatcctcctccgcAAGACGCTCgagcagctgcaggagaaagACACGGGCAACATCTTCAGCGAGCCGGTCCCTCTGTCTGAGGTAACAGAAATCTACGAA GTCCCAGACTACCTGGATCACATCAAGAAGCCGATGGATTTTCAGACAATGAAGCAAAACCTGGAAGCCTATCGCTATCTGAATTTCGACGACTTTGAGGAGGATTTCAACCTTATTATCAACAACTGTTTGAAATACAATGCCAAAGACACAATCTTCTACCGGGCAGCCATCCGTCTGCGGGAGCAGGGAGGCGCTGTCCTCCGGCAGGCTCGCCGGCAGGCGGAGAAGATGGGCATTGACTTTGAGACAGGCATGCACTTCCCCCATTGCGTAACGGTGGAAGAAGCTCAGGTCCAAGACATCGAGGACG ATGTGCGGCTCCTGCTCTCGGAGAATCAGAAGCACCTGCCcttggaggagcagctgaagatCCTGCTAGAGCGGCTGGATGAGGTCAATGCTGGCAAACAGAGCATAGGACGGTCCCGCCGGGCCAAGATGATCAAGAAGGAGATCACAGTCCTACGGCGGAAACTCGCTCACCCACGGGACCTGGGCCGAGATGGGCTGGAGCGGCACAGCTCCTCTGCCAGGGGAGTCCTGCAGTCGCACAACCCCTGCGAGAAGGACCTGCAGACAGACAGCGCTGCAGAAGAGAGCAGCAGCCAGGAAACTGGCAAAG GTCTGGGTCCCAATTCTTCTTCCACCCCAGCACATGAAGTTGGCAGGAGGACCTCAGTGCTCTTCTCCAAGAAGAACCCTAAAACTGCAGGCCCTCCAAAACGTCCAGGACGCCCCCCAAAGAATCGAGACAGCCAGATCACTCCTGGGCACGGGAACAGCCCCATCGGTCCCCCCCAGCTCCCGATAATGGGGTCCTCCCAGCGGCAGAGGAAGCGAGGGCGAAGCCCGCGCCCCAGCTCCAGCTCGGACAGTGACAGCGATAAGTCCACCGAAGACGCTCCCATGG ACCTGCCAGCCAACGGATTCAGCAGCGGGAACCAGCCAGTGAAGAAGAGCTTCCTGGTGTACCGCAACGACTGCAATCTTCCCCGGAGCAGCTCCGACTCGgagtccagcagcagcagcagcagcagcgccgccTCGGACCGTACCAG CACAACGCCTTCCAAGCAGGGCAGAGGGAAGCCCTCCTTCTCCCGAGTGAACTTCCCGGAGGACAGCAGTGAGGACACGTCGGGGACGGAGAACGAGTCCTACTCCGTGGGCACAGGGCGCAGCGTGGGGCATGGCA TGGTGCGCAAAGGCATGGGGCGCGGCACAGGGTGGCTCTCCGAGGATGAGGATTCCTCCCTGGATGCCTTGGACCTGGTGTGGGCCAAGTGCCGGGGGTACCCCTCCTACCCGGCGCTG ATCATCGACCCCAAGATGCCACGAGAAGGCATGTTCCACCACGgcgtccccatcccagtgcccccctTGGAGGTGCTGAAGCTGGGGGAGCAGATGACTCAGGAAGCACGCGAGCACCTCTACCTTGTCCTTTTCTTTGACAACAAGCGCACTTG gcaGTGGTTACCCCGGACGAAGCTGGTGCCTCTGGGGGTGAACCAAGACCTGGACAAAGAGAAGATGCTGGAGGGCCGCAAGTCCAACATCCGCAAGTCGGTGCAGATCGCCTACCACCGCGCCATGCAGCACCGCAACAAGGTGCAGGGCGAGCAGAGCAGCGACTCCAGCGAGAGCGACTGA
- the BRPF1 gene encoding peregrin isoform X5 has protein sequence MGVDFDVKTFCHNLRATKPPYECPVGTCRKIYKSYSGIEYHLYHYDHDNPPPPQHTPLRKHKKKGRQARAANKQSPSPSETSQSPGREVMTYAQAQRMVEVDLHGRVHRISIFDNLDVVSEDEEVPEEVPENGSNKENTETQSVPPKSGKHKNKEKRKDSNHHHHNASAGTTPKLPEVVYRELEQDTPDAPPRPTSYYRYIEKSAEELDEEVEYDMDEEDYIWLDIMNERRKTEGVSPIPQEIFEYLMDRLEKESYFESHNKGDPNALVDEDAVCCICNDGECQNSNVILFCDMCNLAVHQECYGVPYIPEGQWLCRRCLQSPSRAVDCALCPNKGGAFKQTDDGRWAHVVCALWIPEVCFANTVFLEPIDSIEHIPPARWKLTCYICKQRGSGACIQCHKANCYTAFHVTCAQQAGLYMKMEPVRETGANGTSFSVRKTAYCDIHTPPGSVRRLPALSHSEGEEEDEEEEEEGKGWSSEKVKKAKAKSRIKMKKARKILAEKRAAAPVVSVPCIPPHRLSKITNRLTIQRKSQFMQRLHSYWTLKRQSRNGVPLLRRLQTHLQSQRNCDQRDTEDKNWALKEQLKSWQRLRHDLERARLLVELIRKREKLKRETIKVQQVALEMQLTPFLILLRKTLEQLQEKDTGNIFSEPVPLSEVPDYLDHIKKPMDFQTMKQNLEAYRYLNFDDFEEDFNLIINNCLKYNAKDTIFYRAAIRLREQGGAVLRQARRQAEKMGIDFETGMHFPHCVTVEEAQVQDIEDDVRLLLSENQKHLPLEEQLKILLERLDEVNAGKQSIGRSRRAKMIKKEITVLRRKLAHPRDLGRDGLERHSSSARGVLQSHNPCEKDLQTDSAAEESSSQETGKGLGPNSSSTPAHEVGRRTSVLFSKKNPKTAGPPKRPGRPPKNRDSQITPGHGNSPIGPPQLPIMGSSQRQRKRGRSPRPSSSSDSDSDKSTEDAPMDLPANGFSSGNQPVKKSFLVYRNDCNLPRSSSDSESSSSSSSSAASDRTSTTPSKQGRGKPSFSRVNFPEDSSEDTSGTENESYSVGTGRSVGHGMVRKGMGRGTGWLSEDEDSSLDALDLVWAKCRGYPSYPALIIDPKMPREGMFHHGVPIPVPPLEVLKLGEQMTQEAREHLYLVLFFDNKRTWWPPSPRRQWLPRTKLVPLGVNQDLDKEKMLEGRKSNIRKSVQIAYHRAMQHRNKVQGEQSSDSSESD, from the exons ATGGGCGTAGACTTCGACGTGAAGACCTTCTGCCACAACCTGCGGGCCACCAAACCCCCCTACGAGTGCCCGGTGGGCACCTGCCGCAAGATCTACAAGAGCTACAGTGGGATCGAGTACCACCTCTACCACTATGACCACgacaacccccccccgccccagcacacCCCCCTGCGCAAGCACAAGAAGAAGGGGCGGCAGGCCCGCGCCGCCAACAAGCAGTCGCCCAGCCCCTCCGAGACCTCCCAGTCGCCGGGCCGAGAGGTGATGACCTATGCCCAGGCCCAGCGGATGGTGGAGGTCGACCTGCACGGCCGCGTCCATCGCATCAGCATCTTCGATAACCTCGACGTGGTGTCCGAGGACGAGGAGGTGCCCGAGGAGGTGCCCGAGAACGGCAGCAATAAGGAGAACACGGAGACCCAGAGCGTCCCGCCTAAATCTGGCAAGCACAAGAACAAGGAGAAGCGCAAGGACTCCAACCACCATCACCACAACGCCTCAGCCGGCACCACTCCCAAGCTGCCCGAGGTGGTGTACCGGGAGCTGGAGCAGGACACCCCCGATGCCCCACCTCGCCCCACCTCGTATTACAG GTACATCGAGAAGTCAGCAGAGGAGCTGGATGAGGAGGTGGAGTACGACATGGACGAGGAAGATTACATCTGGCTGGACATCATGAATGAGCGGCGGAAGACCGAAGGTGTGAGCCCCATCCCCCAGGAGATCTTTGAGTACCTGATGGACCGGCTGGAGAAGGAGTCCTACTTCGAGAGCCACAACAAGGGGGATCCAAATGCCTTGGTGGACGAGGATGCTGTCTGTTGCATCTGCAACGATGGGGAGTGCCAGAACAGCAACGTCATCCTCTTCTGCGACATGTGCAACCTGGCTGTGCATCAGGAGTGCTACGGGGTGCCCTACATCCCGGAGGGACAGTGGCTCTGCAGACGGTGCCTGCAGTCACCTTCGCGAGCCGTGGACTGTGCCCTCTGCCCGAACAAGGGGGGGGCCTTCAAGCAGACGGACGATGGGCGCTGGGCACACGTGGTCTGTGCCCTCTGGATCCCGGAGGTGTGCTTTGCCAACACCGTCTTCCTGGAGCCCATCGACAGCATCGAGCACATCCCGCCCGCCCGCTGGAAGCTGACCTGTTACATTTGCAAGCAGCGCGGCTCTGGGGCTTGCATCCAGTGTCACAAAGCCAACTGCTACACTGCCTTCCACGTCACCTGCGCCCAGCAGGCAGGGCTATACATGAAGATGGAGCCCGTCCGGGAGACGGGGGCCAACGGTACCTCCTTTAGCGTGCGCAAAACTGCCTACTGTGACATCCACACGCCGCCGGGCTCCGTGCGCAGGCTTCCCGCTCTTTCCCACagtgagggggaagaggaggatgaggaggaggaggaggaagggaagggctggagctCCGAGAAAGTGAAAAAAGCAAAGGCCAAGTCTAGGATCAAGATGAAGAAGGCACGGAAGATCCTAGCGGAGAAACGAGCCGCGGCACCCGTGGTTTCCGTGCCCTGCATCCCCCCGCACAG GCTCAGTAAGATCACAAACCGTTTAACCATCCAGAGGAAGAGCCAGTTCATGCAGAGGCTGCACAGCTACTGGACTCTGAAGAGACAGTCCCGCAATGGTGTCCCTCTGCTCCGCCGCCTTCAGACACACTTGCAGTCACAAAGAAACTGCGACCAG AGAGACACTGAGGATAAGAACTGGGCCCTGAAGGAGCAGCTGAAGTCATGGCAGCGCCTCCGCCATGACCTAGAGCGTGCACGCTTGCTGGTGGAGCTGATACGCAAGCGGGAGAAGCTCAAGAGAGAGACG ATCAAAGTGCAGCAGGTGGCACTGGAAATGCAGCTGAcccccttcctcatcctcctccgcAAGACGCTCgagcagctgcaggagaaagACACGGGCAACATCTTCAGCGAGCCGGTCCCTCTGTCTGAG GTCCCAGACTACCTGGATCACATCAAGAAGCCGATGGATTTTCAGACAATGAAGCAAAACCTGGAAGCCTATCGCTATCTGAATTTCGACGACTTTGAGGAGGATTTCAACCTTATTATCAACAACTGTTTGAAATACAATGCCAAAGACACAATCTTCTACCGGGCAGCCATCCGTCTGCGGGAGCAGGGAGGCGCTGTCCTCCGGCAGGCTCGCCGGCAGGCGGAGAAGATGGGCATTGACTTTGAGACAGGCATGCACTTCCCCCATTGCGTAACGGTGGAAGAAGCTCAGGTCCAAGACATCGAGGACG ATGTGCGGCTCCTGCTCTCGGAGAATCAGAAGCACCTGCCcttggaggagcagctgaagatCCTGCTAGAGCGGCTGGATGAGGTCAATGCTGGCAAACAGAGCATAGGACGGTCCCGCCGGGCCAAGATGATCAAGAAGGAGATCACAGTCCTACGGCGGAAACTCGCTCACCCACGGGACCTGGGCCGAGATGGGCTGGAGCGGCACAGCTCCTCTGCCAGGGGAGTCCTGCAGTCGCACAACCCCTGCGAGAAGGACCTGCAGACAGACAGCGCTGCAGAAGAGAGCAGCAGCCAGGAAACTGGCAAAG GTCTGGGTCCCAATTCTTCTTCCACCCCAGCACATGAAGTTGGCAGGAGGACCTCAGTGCTCTTCTCCAAGAAGAACCCTAAAACTGCAGGCCCTCCAAAACGTCCAGGACGCCCCCCAAAGAATCGAGACAGCCAGATCACTCCTGGGCACGGGAACAGCCCCATCGGTCCCCCCCAGCTCCCGATAATGGGGTCCTCCCAGCGGCAGAGGAAGCGAGGGCGAAGCCCGCGCCCCAGCTCCAGCTCGGACAGTGACAGCGATAAGTCCACCGAAGACGCTCCCATGG ACCTGCCAGCCAACGGATTCAGCAGCGGGAACCAGCCAGTGAAGAAGAGCTTCCTGGTGTACCGCAACGACTGCAATCTTCCCCGGAGCAGCTCCGACTCGgagtccagcagcagcagcagcagcagcgccgccTCGGACCGTACCAG CACAACGCCTTCCAAGCAGGGCAGAGGGAAGCCCTCCTTCTCCCGAGTGAACTTCCCGGAGGACAGCAGTGAGGACACGTCGGGGACGGAGAACGAGTCCTACTCCGTGGGCACAGGGCGCAGCGTGGGGCATGGCA TGGTGCGCAAAGGCATGGGGCGCGGCACAGGGTGGCTCTCCGAGGATGAGGATTCCTCCCTGGATGCCTTGGACCTGGTGTGGGCCAAGTGCCGGGGGTACCCCTCCTACCCGGCGCTG ATCATCGACCCCAAGATGCCACGAGAAGGCATGTTCCACCACGgcgtccccatcccagtgcccccctTGGAGGTGCTGAAGCTGGGGGAGCAGATGACTCAGGAAGCACGCGAGCACCTCTACCTTGTCCTTTTCTTTGACAACAAGCGCACTTG GTGgcccccctctccccgcaggcaGTGGTTACCCCGGACGAAGCTGGTGCCTCTGGGGGTGAACCAAGACCTGGACAAAGAGAAGATGCTGGAGGGCCGCAAGTCCAACATCCGCAAGTCGGTGCAGATCGCCTACCACCGCGCCATGCAGCACCGCAACAAGGTGCAGGGCGAGCAGAGCAGCGACTCCAGCGAGAGCGACTGA